One window from the genome of Methanofastidiosum sp. encodes:
- the hypD gene encoding hydrogenase formation protein HypD, whose product MDLYKDRSASDTIIRKISEISKDVGNVKLCHVCGTHEHVITHYGIRALLPENVQVVSGPGCPVCVTTQGEIEAAVKIAEKGAIITTYGDMIRVPSKRSLSDAKAAGLDIKLVYSINDSINLAIANPNKKIVHFAIGFETTCPTTAVAVLNSPNNFYVLSAHRVIPPAMDLLLSSGKINLSGFIDPGHVSTIIGTKPYEPISKKFKVPQVICGFEPNDILMGIYLLLKQIKEKRADVENEYIRGVRTEGNTKAQKLMEKVFEPCDIRWRGFPVIPGSGLSIKNEFSNKDAYKEFNIEIEDIPEEKGCSCPEVLRAEKIPNECKLFGNICTPQTPKGPCMVSREGACYISFKYEKSFR is encoded by the coding sequence TGGAACACATGAGCATGTAATCACACATTATGGCATAAGAGCTTTGTTACCCGAAAATGTTCAAGTTGTTTCTGGCCCCGGATGTCCAGTTTGTGTCACGACACAAGGTGAAATAGAGGCTGCAGTTAAAATAGCTGAAAAAGGCGCCATTATAACTACTTATGGCGATATGATAAGGGTGCCTTCTAAGAGATCACTTTCTGATGCAAAAGCTGCAGGGCTTGATATAAAATTAGTATATAGCATTAATGATTCAATAAACCTTGCCATAGCAAATCCTAATAAAAAAATAGTTCATTTTGCTATAGGATTTGAAACAACTTGTCCCACAACTGCAGTTGCAGTTCTTAATTCTCCCAATAATTTTTATGTTTTATCTGCACATAGAGTTATTCCTCCTGCAATGGATTTATTGTTAAGCAGCGGTAAAATAAATCTTTCAGGATTCATTGATCCTGGGCATGTTTCCACAATAATTGGAACTAAACCTTATGAACCGATATCTAAAAAATTTAAAGTTCCTCAGGTAATTTGTGGGTTTGAACCAAATGATATCCTTATGGGAATCTATCTTTTATTAAAACAAATTAAAGAAAAAAGGGCAGACGTTGAAAATGAGTATATTCGTGGAGTTAGAACAGAAGGCAACACTAAAGCACAAAAATTAATGGAAAAAGTATTTGAACCTTGTGACATTCGATGGAGAGGTTTTCCAGTAATACCTGGTTCTGGCCTATCAATAAAAAATGAATTTTCTAACAAAGATGCTTACAAAGAATTTAATATAGAAATAGAAGATATTCCAGAAGAAAAAGGGTGCAGTTGTCCGGAAGTCTTAAGAGCAGAAAAAATTCCCAATGAATGCAAATTATTTGGAAATATATGTACTCCTCAAACTCCAAAAGGCCCATGCATGGTTTCAAGAGAGGGTGCATGTTACATATCTTTTAAATATGAAAAATCTTTTAGGTGA
- a CDS encoding carbonate dehydratase, with translation MAIKENPSCSFNKECKYPNIDKESFCDEMSSLIGDVRIGKGVYVAPFVSLRADEGTPIVIGDESNLQDGVIIHALEHTSVEIGKKTSIAHGAVIHGPTKIGDNSFVGFRAVIHSSVIGKECFIGHGAIVVGVKIGDNKLVPHGAVITEQEKADKLPNSNKDLFKFNEGVLSVNGEFARGYRL, from the coding sequence ATGGCAATAAAAGAGAATCCATCTTGTTCCTTCAATAAGGAATGTAAATATCCAAATATAGATAAAGAGAGTTTTTGTGATGAGATGTCCTCCTTAATAGGGGATGTCAGAATAGGAAAGGGGGTGTATGTTGCACCTTTTGTGTCATTAAGGGCAGATGAAGGTACTCCTATAGTTATAGGAGATGAAAGCAATTTACAGGATGGGGTCATTATTCATGCTTTGGAACATACTTCTGTTGAAATTGGTAAAAAAACTTCAATAGCACACGGTGCAGTTATCCATGGACCTACTAAAATTGGGGATAATTCTTTTGTTGGATTTAGGGCAGTAATTCATAGCTCAGTAATTGGAAAAGAATGCTTCATAGGGCACGGTGCAATAGTTGTAGGGGTAAAAATTGGGGATAATAAATTAGTTCCTCACGGAGCTGTAATAACTGAACAAGAAAAAGCCGACAAACTACCAAACTCAAATAAAGACTTATTCAAATTTAATGAAGGGGTGCTGAGCGTTAATGGTGAATTTGCAAGGGGGTACAGGCTTTAA